A single region of the Candidatus Methanoperedens sp. genome encodes:
- a CDS encoding DUF1894 domain-containing protein, with protein sequence MGCVDELEYEVLLASSTIAECADYIKKNFKEIYYVHQGYKIFNTYLIGSNPIPVAVDDDHVIMPYVKPCQGSFVLRIKGKDEVERLRAGRDNPYYTSLNHLKPGQSHS encoded by the coding sequence ATGGGCTGCGTTGATGAACTAGAATATGAGGTATTGCTTGCGAGCAGTACAATTGCGGAATGTGCGGATTACATAAAGAAGAACTTTAAAGAAATATATTATGTGCATCAGGGCTATAAGATTTTCAATACTTACTTGATAGGTAGCAACCCGATCCCTGTTGCTGTAGACGATGATCACGTCATCATGCCTTATGTTAAGCCATGCCAGGGAAGTTTTGTCTTGAGGATAAAAGGAAAAGATGAAGTTGAGAGGCTTAGGGCAGGAAGAGATAATCCGTATTATACCAGTTTAAATCATCTCAAACCCGGCCAATCCCACAGTTGA